One Ktedonobacteraceae bacterium genomic window carries:
- a CDS encoding acyl-CoA dehydrogenase family protein, with amino-acid sequence MDFELPEEHQLAYESAFAFAQDEIKPHNAEIERTDDFPPWIWKRLAEQGYTGIAIPEEYGGSGGDFLMAALVARAIGRANGSISMSYGAHLNLCAHNIMRNGTEEQKQKYLPKLTSTEMIGALALTEPNAGSDAMGIQMTARPTEGGYLLNGTKMFITNGPIADLLIVYAKTRPEAGSRGITAFIFETKTPGFYVARKLSKLGMHGSPTGELVFENAFVPEENVLGKVNEGFKVVMSGLDLERAFYAVSMVGGIEAALEISIKYAKEREQFGQPIANFQLVQAKIAEMYTDLEAARLMAHRCMWLAQQGKRVSKEAAAALLFSARAAMRAADEALQIHGGWGYLTDFEVEKMWRNAKLGEIGAGTNEIRLLLIARELLGMR; translated from the coding sequence ATGGATTTTGAACTGCCGGAAGAGCATCAACTGGCCTATGAAAGCGCGTTTGCCTTCGCGCAAGATGAAATCAAACCACATAATGCGGAGATCGAACGCACAGACGACTTTCCACCCTGGATCTGGAAACGGCTGGCCGAGCAGGGCTACACAGGCATAGCCATCCCCGAAGAGTATGGCGGCAGCGGCGGCGATTTCCTGATGGCGGCGCTGGTGGCTCGCGCCATCGGACGCGCGAATGGCTCCATTTCAATGTCCTACGGGGCGCATTTAAATCTCTGTGCCCATAACATCATGCGCAATGGAACCGAAGAACAAAAACAAAAATATCTTCCTAAACTCACAAGCACCGAGATGATCGGCGCCTTGGCTCTCACCGAACCGAATGCTGGCTCCGACGCCATGGGCATCCAGATGACGGCGCGGCCAACCGAGGGCGGCTACCTGCTCAACGGCACCAAGATGTTCATTACCAATGGCCCGATTGCCGATCTGCTGATCGTCTACGCCAAAACGCGACCGGAGGCAGGCAGTCGCGGCATCACCGCCTTCATTTTTGAGACGAAGACGCCCGGTTTCTATGTTGCGCGCAAATTGAGCAAGCTGGGCATGCATGGCTCACCGACGGGCGAACTGGTCTTCGAGAATGCTTTTGTGCCCGAAGAAAATGTGCTGGGTAAGGTCAATGAGGGTTTCAAAGTCGTGATGAGCGGACTCGACCTTGAGCGTGCCTTCTACGCGGTGAGTATGGTTGGTGGCATCGAAGCCGCATTGGAGATCTCCATCAAATATGCGAAGGAGCGCGAGCAATTCGGCCAGCCCATCGCCAATTTCCAGCTCGTTCAGGCCAAAATCGCGGAGATGTATACCGATCTGGAAGCGGCGCGGCTGATGGCGCATCGCTGCATGTGGCTGGCGCAGCAGGGCAAACGTGTCAGCAAAGAAGCCGCCGCGGCGCTACTCTTCTCGGCCCGCGCTGCCATGCGCGCCGCGGATGAGGCGTTGCAGATTCATGGCGGTTGGGGCTATCTAACGGACTTCGAGGTCGAAAAAATGTGGCGCAATGCCAAACTCGGCGAGATCGGAGCCGGAACGAACGAGATTCGCCTGCTGCTGATAGCCAGAGAACTGCTTGGTATGAGGTAA
- a CDS encoding acyclic terpene utilization AtuA family protein — protein MKSVRIAGGLGFYGDSWRPIRASIERGNVRYVASDHLAELTLAILQKDRQRDPSLGYTRDLVPMLLDLLPIAIPRGIKFILNAGGLNPPGARGVLLNALKKAGLKLKVGVVLGDSVLERLDELQGAGVSLAHMDTGEDIAGVRERLLFASAYLGARPIVDALKAGADIVLTGRIADAALFLAPMVHELGWRWDDWDKLAQGIVVGHLLECSGQATGGNFGGDWRSIPDLAHIGYPIAEVWENGDAVISKAPGTGGRVNFDTLREQLLYEVHDPRHYLTPDVDVDMTTLRLQEIGPDEVLVSGAKGRPAPDTLKVVAGYEDGVMGQAIIGYAWPDALAKAQAAAQIIQQQMTEIGLQADETIVEYLGYNSIHGPLADPTYIDELNEVYLRIAIRCKDRHEAAKLGRLFPPLALSGPPFIGGAGGMLEPRGLLGIWPTLAPRDIIEEYVRVSVEEP, from the coding sequence ATGAAATCTGTGCGCATCGCCGGAGGACTCGGCTTTTATGGCGACTCGTGGCGCCCGATTCGCGCGAGCATTGAGCGTGGCAATGTACGATATGTTGCGTCCGACCATCTCGCGGAATTGACGCTGGCCATCCTCCAGAAAGACCGCCAGCGCGACCCCAGCCTGGGCTATACACGCGATCTCGTTCCTATGCTGCTAGACCTGCTTCCTATAGCCATTCCACGCGGTATTAAATTCATTCTGAACGCGGGTGGGCTGAATCCGCCGGGGGCGCGTGGGGTGCTGCTGAACGCGCTCAAAAAAGCCGGTCTCAAGCTGAAAGTGGGCGTTGTGCTGGGTGATTCGGTTCTGGAGCGCCTCGATGAATTGCAGGGCGCAGGCGTTTCCCTGGCACACATGGATACAGGCGAAGACATAGCCGGTGTGCGCGAGCGCCTCTTATTCGCCAGCGCGTATCTGGGAGCGCGACCAATTGTTGATGCTTTGAAAGCGGGAGCGGATATCGTGCTGACCGGGCGCATTGCGGACGCCGCGCTCTTCCTGGCCCCAATGGTTCATGAACTGGGCTGGCGCTGGGATGATTGGGATAAACTGGCGCAGGGAATAGTGGTTGGACACCTGCTGGAGTGTAGCGGGCAGGCTACGGGCGGCAATTTTGGTGGCGATTGGCGCTCCATTCCCGACCTTGCGCATATTGGCTACCCTATCGCGGAAGTCTGGGAGAACGGGGATGCGGTTATTAGCAAGGCTCCTGGCACAGGTGGGCGCGTCAATTTCGATACGTTGCGCGAGCAATTATTATACGAAGTGCATGATCCCCGCCATTACCTGACGCCGGATGTCGATGTCGATATGACTACACTGCGCCTGCAAGAAATTGGTCCTGACGAAGTGCTTGTCAGCGGAGCGAAAGGGCGACCCGCTCCGGATACGCTCAAGGTTGTGGCCGGCTATGAAGATGGCGTCATGGGACAGGCCATCATCGGCTATGCCTGGCCGGATGCCCTGGCAAAGGCGCAGGCCGCGGCGCAAATCATTCAGCAGCAAATGACCGAAATTGGCCTGCAAGCGGATGAGACCATTGTCGAATACCTGGGATACAACTCCATCCATGGCCCGCTTGCCGACCCTACCTATATCGATGAATTGAACGAGGTCTACCTGCGCATCGCCATTCGTTGTAAGGATCGGCACGAGGCGGCGAAACTTGGTCGTCTCTTTCCGCCGCTGGCGCTCAGCGGCCCGCCTTTCATCGGCGGAGCTGGTGGCATGCTGGAGCCGCGAGGACTGCTGGGTATCTGGCCCACGCTTGCCCCGCGTGACATCATCGAAGAATACGTGCGCGTGAGCGTGGAGGAACCGTGA